acccctaccagacaagtagtgggaacgccatgagtgggtatgcaaggataggagttatggaccgtacgtctatggccaggagtcagagccgacaccactaccacctgcaccactgcgtctgccaccactcctctggcatgagtacagacaagtagtggagacatcctcctgacacctgctcctgtactagatgtacgaccacaacctctgaagccactcccctgacatagtacttatgtaccccttggtctcctggaccaccatgtaccaagggccattagagcctactataaaaggaattctaacaccacctgaaagggggttgggagttctactgtagcaaaggcttgagagttaatgaaagattgattgatttctccattgttattctgtcataattcttgagttattgctttgatttctatagcttttttattgacgatcctaacttgataatttcttccaactcaacttagttgacgagttctcaccgtcaacactattgtatttttttttttcatttctgtttttcaactaaatatattaatatatatttcgtTCTTCTCCGCTATATTATTTCTAACATCCTCAACTGGGGATCACTCATCTAACcttcctttatcctctccaaaagagtagattgcaaggtaatgttggctagctgacccaccaccagctctattcCTACTCTAGTCATATACTTTGCCAACTCTCTAGATATCTGCCTTGAGTTGTATAACTGTCCCAGACCCATCCAATTCAGAGCATCTGCCACCATATTGGCTTTCCCTAGATGATATAAAAttttacaatcataatcctttactaattctagtCAATGTCTCTATCTCATAAtcagatccttctaagtaaagaagtacttcaagctcttatgatccatgtcaatctcacacttctccccatatagatagtgTCACCACACCTTCATTACAAATACCACtattgctaactccaaatcatgagtagggcaCCGCTGTCCATACTCTTTTAATTGTCGTGATGCATAGACAATCTCCTTCCTAGATCATATAAGAACATAACCTAATCCCTATCtagacgcatcacagtagaccacaaacttcccctGATCTGATGGAAGACTCGAAACTAGAGTAGTGATCAATCATCACTTCAACTCTTGAAAGATGTTCTTACATctgtctgaccaaacaaacttcaagttcttgcgGGTTAATTATATCAATGGTGTAGCAATTcttgagaacccttctacgaacatcggtaataccctgccaatctgAGAAAACTTCTGATCTCCAAGCCGCTCCTTGGCCTTAGAGAATACCTAATTGCCTTAATCTCGGCAGATCCACTCTAATCCCATCTTTACTAACAATGTGACCGAGGAATGTCACCTAATGTAACTAGAacttgttgagattggttaacgATAAtagttaagatgtttacacgttgaagtgaaaaacacttaacaattttcacttaaggagaagtgaaaacatgagattgtgtagaagacatctaaaagtgacttttatgggtctaaagtgatacaatgaggtatccaaacattcccaaaacttttggtagcatttggagcaatttaaggaccattggaagggtccaaagttagggggggggggggggatgcgTCACTCcataagtggcgtagcatcgccaaaatgcgAAGGCCTTCAAAACCCCTAGCAAGAAATGCATTGCCTGCTAGTAGGCGACGTATCGCTTGGGCGGTAGGGTCgtacagtttacgtaaaatgctccaaataatgtgtttaaaatgctctaatcatattggttagactaatgataatgcctacactatatatatgtgttattagagttgtaaagcattgatcacactttccaaatctctctctaacctctttctctctctagtttGTTAAaacaaagttttctccaagaaactcatcaagctttgcttgaattgcatgagttttaagacttaatcaatctcaaatctcattctacttagttgaagcttcaagtaataagggaaggcttggaatagagattttggacaacaatattcttgttgtgtataagccttagaagttccccaagttggAAGATTCAAGTTGTTCTAAATCAAAGGttgtatctatctaaccctaatttttttttgtgttactttattgtgttttcattgttattattgatgattaaatgtttctaagttcatcttatcatcatttaatcatttagtttcttatatttaagattaacattcataccatgaacatgtttatttgattatcaagaattgcattcatactttgaatttggatcttgattaacatctagggtttgtaatattgcatTATTCCCATTATTCGTTGTTGATTTGGAAAGTGTAAatccataaattcccaacaatcaaaatctttattccaattactttcatttttgtgttatgcataatcaacaatgagggaaattgtttcatcttctacaaccttcaaatctttgtttcaagatttggtttgtgttgaacacatagccatgaaagatcaaagaaaattctatttggatatgctctacatgaatgaggatatggattcaaagtcttcatcaagaaaggatgagacaactcaatgggattacataATTTAGGAaattggtatcatcaaattccttatttctaaatgtgtagattttaagaatttgaatgaaatgtgtttgttgccatatttttgtgagttcgAGATTATTGTTTATGataagagtacaatggtgaatgttaataaaaATTTCAAGGGTTATttttatacttgttttgtttgtaaatttattgatcatcttgtgagatatggtaattgtaaaattaaccataatgagattaGGATTAAGACAATTGATTGAGATCATTGCACttctaaataaatttaatttggtcactttaattgatgatgagatctttgtgactttaattaaatttaatgtatttaattaggaatgcattgtaaccctaattgagaataatACATACGaagaggaatgtatgataaccctaaatAGAATTGACATAGTTCATGCACGTAGTGATGatactaatgcaaccttaagagaaggtgaacatgtcaatgcaattgatgataagatcattgcaaaagaaagtgaagatactaaggtcaatgcatttgatgttgagatcattgcaaacctaagtaaagAGACCAAGGCCAAtacatttgatgttgagatcattgcaacctttaGTGAAGTTAATGCAGCCCAAGGAAAGGagcaagggtggtggtatgatacttgcgccaccattcatgcaacctatgataaaactcttttcaaaacctttgaaagtgcaaaggttgcacttgaagtccaaatgggaaatgaaaagagatccaaggtacttggaaggggttgcattgatgtgttcttcactaatggaaagaaagtgaccctaactaatGTTTTATATGTTctcgatatgactagaaacattataaGTGGGAGTTTATTGAGTAAATCCGGTATCGAAATAGAGTTTGAATCTGGTAAACTTATTTTGACTAAATTAGGTACTTTTGTGGGAAATGGTTATTCATGTGATGGGATGATCAAACTATGTACTCTTaataatgacaataataatatggcatctaattcttgtaatgtgattaattctagttCTATTACTTTGCAGCATAATAGACTCGCTCATTAGGTTATAGCACaataaaagagttgttaaatatggattaattaattgtgatgcgAATGAGCATGATagatgtgaattatgtgttaaatctaaaatggttaataaacattttccaagtgttgatagatgttcaaacttgctagatttaatacatagtaatttatgtgaattgaatgacatgttgactagaggaggaaatatatacttcatgacttttatagatgattgatctaagtatatttatgtgtatttacttaagagtaatgatgaggcatttaatgcatttaaaatctataaagttgaagtagaaaatcaattggaaaggaaaataaagattCTTAAAAGTGAtagtggtggtgaatatttttcaattgattttaatttgttttgtgaataacatgacattatacatgaatgcactgcacaATACACTACGTAACAAAATagaatagctgaaagaaagaataggacttatcttgagattattaactttatgcttttacatgctaaattgtgttataatttgtggggtgaaacTTTGCTTGCtgtgtgtcatatattgaatcaaattcctatgaaaaagaacaatgcatctctatatgagttatggaaaaaAAGAAGCCTAACCTAGACTATcataaagtgtgggggtgtcttgcttattgcaagagcatggagcctaaaaggaccaagttgggtccaagggcaataaagtgtgcatttgttggctatgcctcaaatagcaagtcctataggctattagacttggagtctaaagtgATATTTGAATTAGGAGAAGTgaagttctttgagaatatgttatattatgataGCAACTCCCAAAAACCCAGaggtgttggagaatctcttacAGAGAAatatccaaaggttgatgagcaaccaatATTGCGTTAGAGAAGCCAAAAGCTTAAAGAGTTGGGGTCAATTcagaaatgttctcaagtagagatactctacCAATATTGAGTTCAGCGAAAACATAGGAAAAGCCccagaatttttgggttttggggctcgagtcgcggccctgttcatcaggcaCCGCGGCCTGCTTAAATGCTGAGGCCTGGGGACCTTGGAATTTTACCCAGGCTCCGCGGCGCAGGCTAAGGCGCACCGCAACCCTTAAGGGCtgcgtcgcggctcaaatgggAATTTTTGGCTATTTGAGgcttttaggcttgggaacccaaatgttagggctcgggaagggttctactactcggtttagtagaatccgAGGTCTCAAAGGCTAGTATTTAATCCAAAAGTTCTTAATTGATTAGGACTTGTTGGATGTTTACTTatcattacgttgtgactaggtttatcgctcaCGCTCGGGATTAggaatcgtgctcgggatcgctttgggttgtcagctcgggacaccagataagagaactgtttgtgcctatagagctatgtggtgtataGTGTTGTATGAGTTGTTTATAGCTGTTATGTCATACAAGTGATTGTGACTACTCGGCAAGAGCGAGAAGCGGCAAAGTACTGGGTTTAGCATTAAGCATTCTGAATGTTGgatgccagggtgagaccctctaagggtgctgtACACACCCATTCAGTTAATACTATAGATTTGGTGCCTAATAACGCACCCTGATCGGTGGAGGCTGCTAATGTGTTACTGTACTGTTGTGCTACTGTACTATTAGGTTGTTATGACATTGTGTTATTGTGCTGTTATACTGCTGTGTTATTATGCATTGCAATAGAAACTTGTAATTGTTTACAATTTAGATTAAGTAAGTATCTGCAGAAATAAATTATTGTACGTTGTgctttgaagttctcttgctaggccttggctcatgggtgctctgtggtgtaggtaagggcaaggaaaaggtcaagcagccatgagttggagggcatggagcggtgtgtacatgtttggcctacctggccgctaTGGCTAGGGTTGTTTTAAGGAACATGTGGTAAACATTCGATTTTGCGCTTAGGACGACTGTACCAtatctttggattgtaaatgtatttcaaaatagtattttgggatcccaatgtaacattttttCGAATTTTAATAAATGACCAACTCTTTATATTTAATGTTCATTAAATgggtctttattttgatttaatcacactttttaaccttaAACCTCAATTAGTGTGccaatgacacatttataaatcacatggtaatgactctaaggtagtagggcgttatacaTATGCATCGGTTGCTAGGACAACCGCCATAAGAGTactatttgccttatcatcaatatataacctttatgtcatcaaatggatgtcaaaacaataTTCATAAATAGAGATCTTGatgaggagatttatatggaacaaccagagggtttcgttctaaggggaaatgaacataaagtgtttaggcttgttaaatctttatatggtttaaaacaagcaccaaaacaatgtcATGAGAAGTTTTATAAAGCTATTGTTTCAGATGGGTGTACACACAATAAttgacaagtgcttatactctaagacttgtgatgactatgtcatctcaATGTGTCTATATATGgatgattgttgattttgagtaatgagatgaaagGCATAacagaaatgaagaggtttctatatTCTACTTTCTAAATGGAGGACCTTTGAGAGGTCGATACCttctttggtataaaagtgagaataaatactgggggttatgccttaagtcaagcttactttgttgagaaagtgcttgacaagtttagtgatctcaaaattaaagagatgaatacaccatttgattcaagcataatgcttgaaaagaacaatggtagagcggttagtaaactaagtagctttactagcaatccaagtatggaacattgaAAAGCGATTGATAGAGGtctagggtaccttaaaaggacAAAGCAGCTAGGCCTCCAATAATCAAAGTTCccgaagatacttgaaggatattccgatgcaagttggatatcaagtgtaggagataatctctccacaagtggttgggtgtttatgctaAAAAAAAGGAGCGATTTATTAGGGCCCAatgaaacaaacatatattacactcaaccatggagaatgagtttatagctctagcgacaaatggcaaagaggccaagtggcttagggatTTTATGAGGAATATCCTAATGGTGATAAACAAGCCACATTTGCTAAAGCTTataatggcatgagaagtctggacgtataagtctaagacatgaatatgtgagacaattgattggaggaggaatcatatcgatctcatatattGAGATAATtcagaacttagcggatccatttacaaaaaccTTTtgtgaagaggttagtaagttccacttcaaaaaggatgggactaaaactcctagaataaatattcaccaatgatggcaacccaacttcAAACTTGTGAACTTCAAAGGCAAGAGTTCAATtggtaagaacaagttattgggttaatagtttcaacactaacaaagtcatgagttccatccaaggattgttaatgttggttgctaccgagtgagggttaagcctagggtttttttgatgaagttcagttgtgcgcaacaagcatctctaaaagttggaaagatgttgtaagaacttcacctatgtgaacttagaggtggtgcagcctatcatgggagttggagtttctcctcggaaagttcatgaaatggatgagcacatggccatatgagtgctaagagagaaaagtgggaaaatgaatggtcaagttgAGGTATGTGAGGTGTTATCGGttttatcattaaggagtacttggttcaatctttaagacacaaatgacttcgataagactttgtaatactttcactaaggtaaagttcaaatcgaaagatactttattttatgcaccaaaattgttaagctaagaagaaaggattatatttaaccgagtgggggaatgttgagattggttaaatataataaataagatgtttacacattgaggtgcaaaacacttaacgtttttcacttaaggagaagtgaaaacatgagattgtgtagaaggcatctaaaattGACTTTTATAGGTTTAAAGTGATAAAATAAGGTATCCAAatattcccaaaaagtttggtagaatttggagtaattttaggaccactggaagtgtccaaagtcagagggggtTGCGATGCAtcgccccctaagtggcgtagctTCACCAAAATTcaaagggcttcaaaagccctaaTAGGTGATGCATCGTCTGATAGTAGGCGATGTATCGCCATACATCATCTAGGCGTTCTTTTAGGGTTGTAcaatttacgtaaaatgctccaaatgatgtgttttaaatgttctaatcctattggttagactaatgatgatgcctacactatttatatgggttattagagttgtaaaaccttgatcacactttccaactctctctctaacctccttctctctctagctttctaagaccaaagttttctccaagaaactcatcaagctttgcttgacttgcatgcgttttaaggcttgttaaatcccaaatatcattctacttagttgaagcttcaagcaataagggttgacttggaatagagattttggacaacaatattcttattgtgtataagccttagaagttccccaaatttgaagattcaagttgctctaaatcaaatgttgtatttatctaaccctaactttgttttgtgttactttattatgttttcattgtttgtattgatgattaaatatttctaagttcatcttattatcatttaatcatttagtttcttatattcaagattaatatTCATACCATGAACATGATTTTTTGATTATCAAGAAtcgcattcatactttgaatttggatcttgattaacatctagggtttgtaatattgcatTATTCTCATTATTTACTGTTGATTTGCaaagtgtaaagccatatattcccaacagaactcacacttcttgaacttagtaTACAATTTGTgatccctcaatctctgtagtacCAACTGGAGATGGTGCTCATGCTCTgcttctgactgagaataaactaggaAGTTGTCGAtgaataatccttgaacactttgctcatcaaatccataaatgctgctatGGAATTtttcaatccaaatgacatgactaagaacatATAATGCTCGTACCTCATGCCAAAAGCTGTCTTTGGgatatcctcctctttgatcctcaacttgTAATAATttgatcgaagatcaatctttgaaaacattgTCTTGCCCTGTAACTGATAAAAAAAATCATCGATTCTTGGCAgtagatacttgttcttgatggtcataTTATTCAGGTTTTTATAGTCAATACACCTTCTTagtgacccatccttcttcttcccaAACAAGACCGgtgcaccccaaatcaagtagctcTTGTAACTatactgatacgaaccacaccaacgattgtggtgaaacccgacaccaaatatggcagccaccaagaacacacgaatctggaatgatgaaccgtgacccaatgcttagccaagcacgaaccttggtatgaggaagatgccacaaacggtgatgggaatccgtttgataagtcagattgaacgccacaaggaatacccttgataagttcgaatagtctcttcaagaactcaagaagaaaaactcacaaatttcatttcatcataatctgaaTTTCCCAAACGTTTTACAAGCCCTAATATGGCCgaaattacatgaaagaaaagccccgttgtcttcctaataaaaccctaacaatcacaaAATAGAAAAACTCTTGGACTCTCACAAGTTAAATGTTTgactttcacaaaaaaaaaaaaaagactaaataaaatgggattaagtgactgattaaaataaaaatacaagatgccaaaatccaataagactcattacaagaagctaaatattgatcaagctcctaaactggtgtcctcatcattccccccctcttgacttggatcaactggaacttgacttgaatctttagtcttggtgtcctcatcattaccttcaattctttcaattctgccgagccattctatatggtgccctggacacactacaagaaaaaacagtatttataacacttaaaaagtgctatctgggactattgatagcacttctgaaaatgctaacgtagcccatgttattaaaagtccagtcttttctataacattttttgaatgttatgttcggtgttatcttaaactattcaataacacatttttaggtgctataatattcaaataataacatttagatagagtttttgattataaatttgaagtttaatcttgtacttttttcataacacttttcaactgttacatttgattattttgataacatttttagtttgttatattatataaaccataacgattttttacgcttataatatgtttttaaatcataacatattaaaagtctagtaataaaattttgttactttagtgtagataatatattttaaattttattttgataaatatacttataaggttttttttaaattaaaagattttcattattgtattttgataaaaaaaaaatcaaaattaatcataaaatgtaattctcaatagattgataaaccacaagtattacattaatcaataactaattcaaaccatgaatatgtctaattcatgagatcttagttctaacttaaatttgaaagcataacataataaagtaatataatcttgaacattttttactttaaaaatgaaaaacagaaacattacaaaatacacaaaagtaaaccatgcatgaaacttgctccatccttcaattcatcatccaaccaagtacttgctgctgaagttatttgttgccatctgaagctctctaaattgaaatctcctcaagtttccaaggcaaacctcctcatgatgttgctctgaaattttttaaaacactgcAAAATTTAGTCAAATAAACAGTATGGTAATAGTTCAAAAGCTTGGCATCTATCACTCTCTAATCCAGTGAGTCAAAGAGACCTCTTCTATGCTCATATAAGTTGCATATTAATTACAAACTTTTCCACAAAAAATTAGCAAAATGAGAGCTGAATAAAATGACAAAATTAATCaaaagaaaacagagaaaaaccatatacacacgtacatacatacatacaatgTGTAGTGACTGAAAcatattagtattatatttaactaaatatCAACCCTAATATAGCTTAAACATGAAAGTTGGAAACTCCCAAAAAAgaaaaatgtataaataaaagttGTCACTATTGCACAAGAAAATGTTAGCATGTAGTCTTTCTTGATACTAGATATGATAATCAATTAGTGAACCTCAATCAGTAACATTAGCtgcaaaaatagcttaagaaaaACTTGTTAAGATCTTACAAAGAGATTCAGAATGTGGTCTTTCATTGTATCAAATAAACAGCATTATCCCTttccacaaatattcaaataagcaGCTATATTTTAGGCACAATTTTAGGACATTCATAAACAAAACGAATCTAATTGGCATGGAATGCATTTTGATTTACAAGACTAATGAATGACTTATGCAAAGAAAAACTCCATATCTCTATCCATGTTTATATTTCATTAGCATAGCTGAAATTCCCAAATACCAAAACTAAACATGAATAGAAGATCTTGGGACAAAGCAGAGAAACATTCCCACTTAAAATAATTTCACAAGCTCAGGGTGAAAAAACAAGCTCCAAGGACCAGGACCAAGCATTTCATAATATTTTTTATCTTCACTAAAGAGAAAAAACACTTGCCCAAAAAGGAGCAACTCAAACCATATTTTAAACAACTCAAATATTAAGAAACAACATCTGGGAACAAGAAACTAAAACTACTATCCTTGCATCAAAAAGCTATTATACTGATTTAGTTTGCATTGGTAGCTGTTGTTATATCATGTCTTGTGATAGTAGTTCTTGGTTCATATGCTTGCTATTATGCACTTAACAGAAGACACAAAAAGAAGTCAACATATATAGGATTACACAAAAACAAAATGGTTATTTGCAGGGGGCACTAAGAGATGGAAAGGAAGTGACAGTGAAGAGGCTTAGCCAATGAGCAAAGGCAGGTCAAGTATTTAATAGAGGTTAGTGAAAAAGCTTCTCACTTTAGGGTGGGCACTATTAGGATTGCAGGGACTTGAGCACCATAAgatattgtgtttaaaattaccaaaataacaatttagtaaatgtttttttttcctcATTGGTGGTAGGTACTGTAAGGAAACTTAGTGACTGAATGAATAGAATCAATTCTCATTAATGAAGTAATGATACAAAAGAGTATATATACAGAAAAGACCAAAACTAATAAAGTAACTaatctacaaaataacaataattagttACAATGAACAACTAACTAACCAAAACAGTTAGTAGCTGTAAAAATTGGCCTAACAGGTACCACATTTTAATGATCTTTTGAATCTTTCTAGGGAATATTATAATGATCAAGTGTCATCAAAGGTGAGTACAAAAAGTATCCTAAGCAGTCAACACTTAATGATCCTTTGGCAAATTTATCATGACAGCAGAAAAGCTACAAGTTATACTATTATAATAATTAGTTTTTCAAAATTGATAAATCAAATCAATAAAATTACTCATAAGCAAAGGAGATTACATAGCAAAAAGAGATTGAGGCATAGAGAATGTTTCAACAATTTACGCTAGCAGCAATTTATTGTTTCAACAATTTACTAGTTGCTTCATTAACATAGATATGAATATAGTAGACAATTTTATAGAGAGAGCTACAATTATAATATGAGATTCAGATTCAGATTTTACccaaaattgcagaaaaaaaagATGACACTTGGATTTCTAGAGAAAATCTAAAATGACAGAGAGAGGCTCAAATTTTACACCTTAAACATGAAATGTTGAAATGAGATAGATAAATGCTTCAATACAAGGGAAATGAGATAGGCATGCCATTGCACACACTGATAATGATAAATGAAACCTCAATCAGAATTAGTGTATAAGAACTAGACTAGATCAGTAAGTTTAGACAATATTAAAGCACTCTTCTGGATTAAGGTTGTTGTTGTTCAACAATATAAATAACATCAAAGCAATACTAGTTCCCTTTTATAACACGTAATAAAGTCAGAGAGAAACTAACATCAACATCAGATAAATGCCCTGCCATTATTCGCAAAGGTTGTATTCTTTCCATAGACCATATCCTTGCTGTCCGGTCGTGTGATGCACTAGCGAAATAGTGTCCTACAGGACTATACTGCTCCGAGAATTCATAACCAAAGAAGTTATTATATAACATTAAAATCATTACTAAGGAAAGATGACCATTATTTAATGTGGTGAAGGGAAAGAGAAGAGACAAAGT
The genomic region above belongs to Humulus lupulus chromosome 1, drHumLupu1.1, whole genome shotgun sequence and contains:
- the LOC133826447 gene encoding uncharacterized protein LOC133826447 translates to MLFCRVTMMQIQMSLVQMEEKDPIPYFRGTQDQFIQLLLVLWEILYFPLQPIQQYSPVGHYFASASHDRTARIWSMERIQPLRIMAGHLSDVDCVQWHAYLISLVLKHLSISFQHFMFKV